In Hyalangium minutum, a single window of DNA contains:
- the phoU gene encoding phosphate signaling complex protein PhoU, whose translation MPSIHTDKAFEQDLRDLRERLLAMGAKVETLIANSVRALTDRDSALAENVIKSDKDVNRLEVEIDDLCRRILALRQPAASDLRLITTALKIVTDLERIGDLAVNIAERSIDLSQVPPLAPYIDTPRLAEQAQQQVKKALDSFVSNDVVKAEEVLKGDDLLDALFLKIFNELLAYMMEDSKNIRRATALMFIAKHLERIGDHAMNVAEMVIYMVRGKDIRHPQSRNIPQE comes from the coding sequence ATGCCATCGATACATACCGACAAGGCTTTCGAGCAGGACCTGCGCGACCTGCGCGAGCGGCTGCTGGCCATGGGCGCCAAGGTGGAGACGCTCATCGCCAACAGCGTGCGCGCGCTCACGGACAGGGACTCGGCACTGGCCGAGAACGTCATCAAGTCCGACAAGGACGTGAACCGCCTGGAGGTGGAGATTGACGATCTCTGCCGCCGCATCCTGGCGCTGCGGCAGCCCGCCGCGAGCGACCTGCGGCTCATCACCACGGCGCTGAAGATCGTCACGGACCTGGAGCGCATTGGAGACCTGGCGGTGAACATCGCCGAGCGCTCCATTGACCTGAGCCAGGTGCCGCCGCTGGCGCCCTACATCGACACGCCGCGGCTGGCCGAGCAGGCGCAGCAGCAGGTGAAAAAGGCGCTGGACTCCTTCGTGTCCAATGACGTGGTGAAGGCCGAAGAGGTGCTCAAGGGAGACGATCTCCTGGATGCCCTCTTCCTGAAGATCTTCAACGAGCTCCTCGCGTACATGATGGAGGACTCGAAGAACATCCGCCGAGCCACGGCGCTGATGTTCATCGCCAAGCACCTGGAGCGCATCGGCGACCACGCGATGAACGTGGCGGAGATGGTCATCTACATGGTGCGCGGCAAGGACATCCGCCACCCGCAGAGCCGGAACATTCCGCAGGAGTAG